The proteins below are encoded in one region of Metabacillus dongyingensis:
- a CDS encoding SDR family oxidoreductase, translating to MSKKTVLITGASSGFGMLAAHGLAKAGYHVIATMRNLEKKAGLMKSIQDDALDENVTLLVLDVTSSDSIQALKHFLNETSKIDILINNAGYAFGGFGEEITADEYREQFETNFFGVIAVTQAVLPFMRSQRSGKIINMSSISGLIGFPGLSPYVSSKHALEGFSESLRLEVKPFGIDVILVEPGSFSTNIWTTGKRVSPVSMEASSPYYEYMIGIEDELERGREKLGNPGEVAALIVKLCKKKTGVKLRYTVGKGVRFSLFLKRILPWSMWESIIIGKLLPSKK from the coding sequence ATGTCCAAAAAAACAGTGCTTATAACCGGGGCTTCAAGCGGGTTTGGCATGCTTGCAGCACATGGACTTGCAAAAGCCGGATATCACGTGATTGCCACAATGAGAAATCTGGAAAAGAAAGCGGGACTGATGAAGTCCATACAGGATGATGCCCTTGATGAAAATGTGACACTGCTTGTGCTTGATGTCACGTCATCTGACTCCATTCAGGCACTTAAACATTTTTTGAATGAAACAAGCAAAATAGACATTCTCATCAATAACGCTGGATATGCATTTGGCGGCTTTGGCGAGGAAATTACAGCTGATGAGTACAGAGAACAATTTGAAACGAACTTTTTTGGTGTGATTGCCGTTACACAGGCTGTCCTGCCTTTTATGAGGTCACAGAGAAGCGGAAAGATTATCAATATGAGCAGCATAAGCGGATTGATCGGTTTTCCGGGACTGTCGCCGTATGTTTCGTCAAAGCATGCTCTTGAAGGCTTCAGTGAAAGCCTTCGCCTTGAAGTAAAGCCGTTCGGCATTGATGTTATTTTGGTGGAGCCCGGGTCTTTTTCTACAAATATTTGGACAACAGGCAAAAGAGTTTCACCTGTCTCAATGGAAGCAAGTTCTCCGTATTATGAATATATGATTGGAATAGAAGATGAGCTTGAACGGGGAAGAGAAAAACTTGGAAATCCAGGTGAGGTTGCTGCACTCATTGTAAAGCTTTGTAAAAAAAAGACTGGTGTTAAACTGAGATACACGGTTGGAAAAGGGGTCCGTTTTTCTCTATTTTTAAAAAGAATTCTTCCATGGAGTATGTGGGAATCGATCATCATTGGAAAACTGCTGCCCAGCAAGAAATAG
- a CDS encoding M20 family metallopeptidase: MSTVVETLKEAAILNIDTNKEKYLQISHSIHENPEIGNEEFFASKLLADLLQSEGFSVERGVAGHETAFLARKKSALKSGPVIAFLAEYDALPGLGHACGHNIIGTTSTAAAIALSKVIDETGGEVVVLGTPAEEGGPNGSAKGSFVKHGLLEGIDAALMVHPANATRITGNSLAVDPLDFEFIGKPAHAAAAPHHGINALDAVIQLFNGINALRQHVTDDVKIHGIITHGGDAPNIVPEYAKARFYIRADTRKKCSEATARVKAIAEGAALATGAKLNVIAFQNEVDNLVLNRTFDAVFKQELESLGEHVETGERDGLGSTDAGNISQAVPTIHPYIKIGPDTLIGHTVEFREAAKSERGDKALLLGAKGLALTGLRLLTDEALINDIKEEFQNRKELES; this comes from the coding sequence TTGAGTACAGTTGTTGAAACTCTGAAAGAAGCAGCGATTTTAAATATTGATACCAATAAGGAGAAGTATCTTCAAATCAGCCACTCCATTCATGAAAATCCTGAGATCGGCAATGAGGAGTTCTTTGCATCAAAGCTCCTCGCAGATCTTCTTCAATCAGAAGGCTTCAGCGTTGAACGCGGAGTTGCCGGACATGAAACAGCTTTTCTTGCCAGAAAGAAATCTGCATTAAAAAGCGGACCGGTTATCGCTTTTTTAGCTGAATACGACGCATTGCCAGGACTTGGCCATGCATGCGGCCACAACATTATTGGCACAACAAGCACGGCCGCGGCTATTGCACTGAGCAAAGTGATTGATGAAACCGGGGGAGAAGTTGTAGTCCTCGGAACACCGGCTGAAGAAGGAGGTCCTAACGGCAGTGCTAAAGGAAGCTTTGTCAAACATGGTCTGCTTGAAGGGATTGACGCTGCGTTAATGGTGCATCCGGCGAATGCAACGAGAATTACCGGAAATTCACTTGCTGTTGATCCTCTTGACTTTGAGTTCATCGGAAAACCTGCACATGCAGCAGCTGCTCCTCATCATGGCATTAATGCCTTAGATGCAGTCATTCAGCTTTTTAATGGCATTAATGCTTTGCGCCAGCATGTAACAGATGATGTGAAAATTCACGGAATCATTACACATGGCGGTGATGCGCCGAATATCGTGCCGGAATACGCAAAAGCCCGCTTTTATATCAGGGCAGATACACGGAAAAAATGCAGTGAAGCGACTGCACGCGTGAAAGCTATTGCGGAAGGTGCAGCACTTGCAACAGGGGCAAAGCTGAACGTCATCGCTTTTCAAAATGAAGTCGATAATCTGGTTTTAAACCGCACATTTGATGCTGTTTTTAAACAGGAGCTTGAAAGTCTTGGAGAGCATGTTGAGACTGGTGAACGCGACGGATTAGGTTCAACGGACGCCGGCAACATCAGCCAGGCAGTGCCAACGATCCATCCGTATATTAAAATCGGTCCGGATACTTTAATTGGACATACAGTTGAATTCAGGGAAGCAGCTAAATCTGAGCGTGGTGACAAAGCTCTGCTTCTGGGGGCAAAAGGTCTTGCTTTGACTGGATTAAGACTTTTGACAGATGAAGCTTTAATCAATGATATAAAGGAAGAGTTTCAGAATCGCAAGGAGTTAGAGAGCTAG
- a CDS encoding MetQ/NlpA family ABC transporter substrate-binding protein — protein sequence MKKFIILALILVVGALAAGCGNKTANGKEEVNVKIGVSGSDNRIWDFVAKKAEKEGINIEIVTFSDYVQPNLALAEGELDANAFQTISYFNAFKKEHDLDLSPIGTTVIAPLGLYSDKYKSIKDIPKGGKIAVPNEATNMGRAFLLLQDAGLIELPEDFDGNGSLDKIVSNPKNLEIVPVVAGQTPRVLPDVAGSVINNGIAVDAGFNPVKDSIFHEDETATPYINIIAARTEDKDRKELKRIVELYQEEDTAEFIEKEYAGSTIPTFVPLSKIGE from the coding sequence ATGAAAAAATTTATTATCCTAGCACTTATTCTAGTAGTAGGAGCTCTTGCTGCAGGCTGCGGAAATAAAACAGCAAACGGGAAAGAAGAAGTAAATGTCAAAATTGGCGTAAGCGGATCAGATAACCGCATTTGGGATTTCGTTGCAAAGAAAGCCGAAAAAGAAGGCATCAACATTGAGATTGTCACATTCTCAGATTACGTTCAGCCAAACCTGGCACTGGCAGAAGGTGAGCTTGATGCAAATGCATTCCAGACCATTTCTTATTTTAACGCATTTAAAAAAGAACACGATCTTGATCTATCACCAATCGGTACAACTGTGATTGCTCCACTTGGGCTTTATTCTGATAAATATAAATCTATTAAAGACATTCCCAAAGGCGGAAAGATTGCCGTTCCAAACGAAGCAACCAATATGGGCAGAGCTTTCCTTCTGCTTCAGGATGCAGGCTTGATTGAACTGCCAGAGGACTTTGATGGAAATGGTTCATTGGACAAAATTGTTTCAAATCCGAAAAACTTAGAAATTGTTCCTGTTGTTGCTGGCCAGACACCGCGTGTATTACCGGATGTAGCAGGATCGGTCATTAATAACGGCATTGCTGTAGATGCAGGCTTTAACCCAGTGAAAGACTCAATTTTCCATGAAGATGAAACGGCTACTCCATATATCAACATTATTGCAGCACGTACAGAAGATAAGGACCGCAAAGAACTGAAACGCATTGTTGAGCTTTACCAGGAAGAAGATACAGCTGAATTTATTGAAAAAGAATATGCCGGAAGTACGATTCCTACATTTGTACCTTTAAGCAAAATTGGAGAATAA
- a CDS encoding methionine ABC transporter permease: MLVNSQQIIDALIETLAMTGFSLLFSTLIGLPLGVLLVITRKGHLWENAIIFNILNGVVNIFRSVPFIILMVAIVPLTRLIVGTSIGTAAAVVPLVFYAGPYIARLIENSLLEVDPGVIEAAEAMGATPTQIIFKFIVPEALSSLVLSLTIATVGLVGASAMAGAVGGGGLGDLAITYGYQRFDTVVMIITVTILVVLVQGLQSSGNLLSKKIRRR, from the coding sequence ATGCTAGTTAATTCACAGCAAATTATTGATGCACTGATCGAAACACTTGCAATGACCGGTTTTTCATTGCTTTTCTCAACCTTGATCGGACTGCCGCTTGGTGTGCTGCTGGTCATTACAAGAAAAGGGCACCTATGGGAAAATGCCATTATTTTTAATATCTTGAACGGTGTCGTCAATATCTTCCGTTCTGTACCCTTCATTATATTAATGGTTGCGATTGTTCCGCTAACCAGATTAATTGTAGGAACATCAATTGGGACTGCCGCTGCTGTAGTGCCGCTTGTCTTTTATGCAGGTCCATATATTGCGAGATTGATTGAGAACTCATTATTAGAAGTGGACCCGGGAGTCATAGAGGCAGCAGAAGCTATGGGAGCAACACCAACGCAAATCATCTTTAAATTCATCGTTCCAGAAGCATTAAGCTCACTTGTATTAAGTCTTACAATCGCAACGGTTGGTCTTGTCGGGGCATCAGCGATGGCTGGAGCTGTCGGCGGCGGCGGACTCGGGGATCTCGCCATTACATACGGCTACCAGCGCTTTGACACAGTTGTCATGATTATTACCGTTACAATCCTTGTTGTGCTCGTTCAGGGGCTTCAATCATCAGGAAACTTATTATCTAAAAAAATCAGAAGACGATAG